The following DNA comes from Quercus robur chromosome 1, dhQueRobu3.1, whole genome shotgun sequence.
aaattgtgagagcttaaaaaaaaaaaaaaaaaagtcaaacagTGGTCAAAGACTTtggttttatagtatatatagatatatagatgaTTGTCTTGTTTTTTATAAGAAACCAGTCTGAAATTTTATTCAAGCTAAAGCAAGACTGATGTCGACTAAAACAAGAGAGTTTACATCTGATGGGAATGACGATGCTACATCCCActgacgaagataacattaATGACGAAGGAAGCATCCTTGATGAAGTCATCAGGAACAACGAAGAAAGCtatcatcactgacgaaggcaggGAGTCATTCAATGCAGTTAATCAATGACCTGAGCAGTTACGAAATCAACCAAGCAGACCGTTGGGAACttcttaaaagtctcattatTGGACCAGAGGCGTTACTTGAGAAAGCATTAACAATCCCAACGGCTAGCCCCTAAGGCCGCAGGTATAAAGCTCTCATACAGTCAATAGAAGGTACGGATATACACTGACACTTTGAGAGCACATTCTGATTCTTTACTTTGTTTGGTCATtatcctaactttggcatcggagacgttgtggcaggcaccacaccggtgaccctcATCGAGCATACCCTCGCACACCGCAAGGGATTCCATCTGCCCATTCTTactgatgagtttgtgtttcaTCAGTTTGGTGCCATCTGTGGGAAGGAGTTTTCagattcatatttgaaaacgtAGTTTCCATTAATTCTTTACatccagatggaatccaacccagattcagcagccttggcccagcaagttcaagcctttgcagccaccattgaagaactTACCAAACAAAACCAGGAGATGAAGCTACGACTCCAGCAGGTTCAGCAGGTTCAACAGGATGAAAGCCGGTCCAAGGGCAACCTGGAGGGAGAAGGGGATAGCCACAGGAGAGGTACCCCCCAAAGGCCAGCTACCCCGGACGAACAGAACTCAGATCTTCTTtgagaaatgaggaaagagatggacgaactaaggAACGCCATCAAAGAGAAGACGGACCGGAGTGTGGACAAAATGGTAAGGGCTACGGATTCACCCTTCACCACAGCGGTACTTGAATGCCCCGTGCCGTCAAAGTTCTGTTTACCTCAACTAGAGCCATTCGACGGACTCAAGGACCCTCAGGATCATCTTAACACCTTTAAGACGACTCTGGGTCTTCAacaaccacctgacgagatactgtgtcgttccttcccaaccactctcaaaggagctgcaagagaaTGGTTCATGAAGTTGCGGACCTCGTCCATAGACAACTTCGAGCAATTAAGTAGTGCCTTCTTATGCCATTTCATAGGGGGTCAACGTCCAAAAAGGCCGGTAGACTACTTACTTACCGTAAAGcagggagagaaggaaactTTGAGGTCATATGTCAAACGATTCACCCGAGAGACTTTGGAGGTGGACGAAGCCGATGACAAGGTGCAGCTGACGACCTTCAAAGCAGGGCTGAGGTCCAGAGATCTTGTGGCCTCCCTCGCTAAGAATCCACCAAAGACGATGGCAGAAATGCTCTTGAAggcacagaagtacatgaatgctgaagacGCTTTAGCTGCCATAAAGGATACCGAGAAGCCAGGCGACAAGGCAAGGAGGGAAGACGATCGCAGGGGGCAGAAGAGAGATCGACCAGATCGTTGGAACAACGACGGGAATAGGAGGAAAGATGATAAAAATCCTCGGACGGTAAGATTTACTCCTCTGGTCATGCTTGTTGACAAGattttcacgcagatcaaggacgagcattatctcaaatggcccagaCCATTGCACTCATCCCCTAATGTCCGCGACAAGAACAAGTACTGCCGGTTCCACAAGGATCACGGCTACAACACGGAAGATTGCAGGGACCTGAAGGAACAGATAGAGGAGTTAATACGGAAAGGGAAGTTAcagaaatatgtgaagaaaggagaatatagcAAGTCCAGAAATGACGATAAAACCCAGCACGAATCATTCTCCCGGGGTGACGATCGTTCGTCCCATCCTCCAAACAAGGTGATCGGCGAGATCAACACAATCACAGGAGGGCCGTTCTCAGGAGGGtcgtttaagtcactcaaaaaGGCATACCAGAGACAAGTTAACAGCGTCCACACCGTACCCCCGTCCAAGCACCGATGAACATACGAAGACATGTCTTTCAATGAGGGAGATGCCATAGGAGTGAAGCAACCCCACAACGATCCCTTGGTCATAATGTTaaatatagaagggttcaataccaAAAGGATCCTCGTCGATAATGGTAGCTCTGCGgacatcatctacctcccagCCTTCCAGCAGCTGAGACTAGATCCAAAAAGACTGCGCCCTTTTGACTCTCCACTCGTCAGCTTCAGTGGAGACAGGGTCTACCCCTGGGGTATAGTGACATTGACGGTGACGGCGGGGACCCACCCAGTGCAGTTGACTCGGCAAGTAGATTTCCTGGTGGTGGATTGTCCCTCATCTTACAATGTCATCGTTGGAAGACCCATGCTCAATAAGTGGAAGGCGGCAACGTCAACTTActatttgaaggtaaaattcccaacagaTAATGGTGTCGGTGAAGTGAAAGGAGATCAAGTCCTGGCAAGAGAATGCTACCAGGCCGTCCTGGCTGGGAAGGAAAACCATACGTGGATGAttgaggagaaggaagaagacaggATAGAGGCCCTGGAGACGGTGGAGTTGGTAGAAGGAGAGGCGAACAAGACGACTAAGATAGGAACGACGTTGAGCCTCGAGATGAGAACAAAACTTATAAAGTTCCTCAAAGAGAATCTGGACGTCTTcgcatggagtcacgaggacatgccgggCATATCCCCAGAAGTCATCCAGCATAAGTTAAATGTGGACCCAGAACGGAAACCCGTCCAGCAACGACGAAGAACCTTCGCTCCAGAACGAGACCAGGTAGTTGCAGAGGAAGTTACCAAACTCCTGACGGCAGGGTTCGTCCGAGAGGTGTATTATCCTGAATGGCTGGCAAATGTAGTCCTGgtgaagaaagcaaacgggaaatggaggatgtgcgtagacttcaccgacctgaataaggcatgcccaaaggacagcttccccCTGCCCAGGATAGACCAGCTTGTGGACTCCACAGCCGGACACAAATTATTGAcattcatggacgccttctcaggatacaaccagataaggatggctgaagaagaccaggagaagaccgccTTCGTCACAAGTCAAGGACTCTACTGTTACAGGGTGATGCCATTTGggctgaagaatgccggggctaCGTACCAGAGGttggtgaacaaaatgttcagccAACAAATTGGCAGGAACATGGAAGTGTACGTGGACGATATGCTCGCCAAGAGCAAAGAAGAGCTCGCACACCTGGACGACCTGAAGGAGACATTTACAACCCTCAAAGCACACCAGATGAGATTGAATCCAAGTAAGTGTGTCTTTGGGGTTGCTTCGGGAAAAttcctgggattcatggtgtcccaaagaggaatagaagcaaacccagaaaaaGTGTAAGCCATCATCGACATGACATCCCCCAGGACCGTCAAGGAGGTTCAAAAACTCACAGGAAGAATTGCAGCTTTGAATAGGCTTGTTTCTAGGGCTACAGACAAATGCCTGCCCTTTTTCAAGACTCTGAAGCAGGCCTTTGCCTGGACCGACGAATGCGAAGCTGCATTTCAAGAACTAAAGCATTATCTGAGCAGCCCACCACTTCTAagcccgtccaaagaaggggaAAACCTATACTTATACCTGGCAGTGTCAGCCTCGGCAGTAAGTGCAGCCCTGATCAGAGAAGAGAGCAAAAAACAGCTACCGGTTTACTACGTCAGCCAAGCTTTCCAAGGAGCTGAGTCCAGGTACCCAAAGATCGAGAAGATCGCGTTCGCGCTGATAGTGGCTTCGCGCAAATTAAGGCAATACTTCCAGGCCAATCCCATTCTCGTAATGACAAACCAACCaatcaagaaatcaatgaacaagcCCGAAGTTGCAGGAAGAATGGTCCAGTGGGCGATTGAACTTAGTCAGTTTGATATTGAATACCATCCCAGAACGGCGATCAAGGCGCAAGCACTGGCGGACTTCATCGCAAAGTTCACTCTTCCAGACGAAGACATGATTACCAACGAGGTGGATAGATGGACAATACAAACCGATGGTTCGTCAACTCAGAGgaaggggggagtaggggtcaTCATAACTACCCCCGAAGGAGAAGTGCTGAAATACGGGGTCCAATTAAGATTCCCGGCCACCAACAACGAAGCTGAATACGAGGGGATACTGACGGGACTAAGGCTTGGAAGGGCACTCGGTGCTAAAAACTTGTTGATTCAAAGTGACTCAAAGCTAGTGATTGGACAGATTAGGGGAGAATAcgaagcaaaggaagaaaggatgcagaaatacctcaagCTGACGAAACATCTAACTCAGGAGTTTGATGTAGTGGAGTTCATGCAGATCCCAAGGAGTTAGAACATGGGGGCTGTCGAAGTCTCAAAACTAGCTTCATCAGAAGAAGGGAAACTTGTCTCAGATCTGGCAATAGAGGTCCAAAAACACCCCAGCATTGAAGAAATTGCGACATTCACCATCCAGGGCACAGACAGTTGGATGACGCCCATAATATCCTATCTCCAGGACGGGCACCTCCCTCTTAGCACGGAGGAAGctaaaaagatcaagaaaagGGCAACCAGGTTCACGATCCTTAATGACGCCTTATACAAGAGAGGGTTCTCTATGCCTTACTTGAAGTGTGTTGACGAAGAAGAAGCTAGATACATCCTAAAAGAAATCCATGGAGGAATTTGCGGCGATCATGCTGGCCCCAGATCCCTGGTAAACAAAGTAATTCGAACAGGATatttttggccaaccatgcaggtaGACGCAGCTGAGATCGTCAAAAGATGCGACAAGTGCCAGCGATATGGAAATGTGCAACGGCTTCCAGCAGAGAGATTGATGACTATGGCttctccatggccgttcgcacaatggggaatgGACATCGTCAGCCCGTTACCCCAAGGTAAAGGCCAGGTAAAGTTCCTGCTTGTTGCTATTGATTATTTCATTGAgtgggttgaagcagaggctcTTGCAACGATTACTGAGGCTTGAATTCGgagctttgtgtggaagaacataatcTGCAGGTTCGAGATTCCCTTGACGATCATATCTGATaatgggaggcagttcgacagcAAAGGCTTCAGAGAATTCTGTTCAAACCTTGGAATTAAGAATCAGTTCTCGTCCCCGGGGCATCCCCAGGCAAACGGACAGACGGAAGTGACGAACAGGAcgctgctcaagattatcaaaaccAAGCTGGACGAGGTGAAAGGTGCTTGGCCAGAAGAACTACATAGTGTCCTGTGGGCTTACAGAACAACAGCCAGAACCtcgacaggagagacacccttcaGACTCACCTATGGCACAGAAGCGGTCATCCCAGTAGAAGTTGGGGTAACGAGCATCAGGCGAGGAGCTTTCAATGAAGAACTCAATGACAAGGAACTACGACTCAACCTGGACTGTCTGGACGAAGTAATAGATAGGGCATCCAGGAAGATGACAAAGTATCAGAAAAAAATGGCCAAGTACTACAACAAGAGGGTTAAACTCAGGCGACTGGACATAGGAGACCTCGTTCTATGCAAGACCACTACAGCAACAAAAGACCCTACTCAAGGAAAATTGGGCCCTACATGGGAAGGGCCTTACCGCGTCATTCACTACTCAAGGCAAGGGAGTTACCACATGGAAACCATGGACGGACAAAGGCTCCCTTGACCATGGATCATTGAGCATTTGAAGAAGTACCACGAGTAAATGTAATAGATGAATGCATTTGTCCTTGAAATTAATGAAAGAATTATTCCTCTGATGTCTTTGTGCAGACAGTTGTAGTTAATTATAAGGCCCATGAAtaactaagtaacaagattccgccctGACGGATGTAAATTACTGACGACCACCCTAATGGGTATGAatcactaagtaacaagattccgccctgacggatgtaagttactgacgaccacCCTAATGGGAATGAatcactaagtaacaagattccaccctgacggatgtaagttactgacgaccacCCTAATGGGTATGAatcactaagtaacaagattccgccctgacggatgtaagttactgacgaccacCCTAATGGGAATGAatcactaagtaacaagattccgccctgacggatgtaagttactgacgaccaaCCTAATGGGTATAAAtaactaagtaacaagattccgccctgacggatgtaagttactgacgaccaaCCTAATGGGTATAAAAAGTTAAAGtgacaagattccgccttgacggatgtaagttactgacgaaccTTGTAGCGGACACAAAAGCGAGAAAGGTGATAAAACAACTAAGTGACAAGGTTCTGCTTGGACGGACATAAGTTACTACAGGTACAACCCCTAGCAAGTGCAATTGGCAGGAGCTCGTTTGACGAATTCATACAAAGAAAGGGGAAAAGGGAAGAACCGTCCATCGAATCAAAACAACACTCAAAATACGTTCAAGATCATCAAAACAATCAGTTAACAGATTATTGACGAACAAACATAGCGCAAGGTACAAAAATATGAACGAGTATCAATCAACCAAAACAGCTGCTGAAAAAGTAAGTATGCTTCATTTAAACCCATAACCACTGGACAATTAATATTGTCTTCAAAATAAGTGATTGTTCTGgaattagatttacaaaaaaaaaaaaaaaaaaaaaaaaaaaaagagagagaaaaggcccaaaaaaaaaCGGGCatccaccaaaaataaaacaaaagaagctGGCCAAGGTCAGGCATCAGCAGCAGCGTCTTCACCAGCAGGTGCGTCGGTGGCAGGCTCTGGAACATCACCATTAGGGGCAGAAGACTGAGCAGCTTCGTCCAGAGCCATCTCCTTGTCCACCTCTTCCAGATCCAAGCTCTCCATGTTGACCCCAGAAGGATGCTTGACAAGATACCTCCTGAGAAActcaaaacctttaaaatacCAACTGAAGGGTATGGTATTGTACTTGTCAGTGGTCTAGAAGGCCTCCACAAATCTGGCAGCAATGGTGACAAGTTTTTCTTTGGCTGAAAGAAGTTGCTCATCCTTCTCTTGAGTCAACTTGCGTTCAACCCTGAGGTCGTCATCCAGCACTTTGACCTTCTCCTTCAATGAAGTTGCCTCGTCCATGGAGGCAATCAGGTTCTTCTTCAGGTCAGAGTTCTCTTTCTCCAAGGCCTCCATCCGGGTAGTCAGAGATGCCACCTTGTCCTCTTGAGTGAGATATTCGGTGGTAATATGGAGGCTCTCTTCCAACACCTGGAGGAAATTATAGAGTcgtcagtaaaaaaaaaaaaaaaaaaaaaaaaaaaaaaaaaaaaaaaaaagaaatgtgtAAGGAGAACTCTGTACCTGGACGAGTTTGTGAACATGACGAGAGGCGACATCGTTCAAAGACATGTCGGAAAGAGCCCTCAAGTTCGCTGGAGTGACAACCTCGTGAGCCCTGTCCACGGCCAACCTTTCGTCATCCCATATTGTGGACGAACGGGTATCagccttctccttctcctttcccttacCAGCCACGCGCGGCCTTTTGGAGCCGGGAGTGACGATCTCCTCTATTGACGTGGTCGGAGAGGCAGTCCTCGTCGTCTCTGAAGCTATGGGAGGAATGGTATTAAGAGGAGTGGGAGCAAGGCCCTTCCCGG
Coding sequences within:
- the LOC126712295 gene encoding uncharacterized protein LOC126712295 encodes the protein MKLRLQQVQQVQQDESRSKGNLEGEGDSHRRGGQRPKRPVDYLLTVKQGEKETLRSYVKRFTRETLEVDEADDKVQLTTFKAGLRSRDLVASLAKNPPKTMAEMLLKAQKYMNAEDALAAIKDTEKPGDKARREDDRRGQKRDRPDRWNNDGNRRKDDKNPRTVRFTPLVMLVDKIFTQIKDEHYLKWPRPLHSSPNVRDKNKYCRFHKDHGYNTEDCRDLKEQIEELIRKGKLQKYVKKGEYSKSRNDDKTQHESFSRGDDRSSHPPNKVIGEINTITGGPFSGGSFKSLKKAYQRQVNSVHTVPPSKHR